The following DNA comes from Microbacterium foliorum.
TCCGCGTTCGACGTCTTCAATGAGAGGGTCGACAGGCGGCCCCACCACAAGGAGAACACCATGAAGTACATGCTGATCATGCGCTCGAACGACGACGCGGTCGAGGCTTACAAGGAGATGCCGTTCGAGCAGGTCATCGAGGCCATGGGCAAGTACAACGAGTCGATGATCAAGGCCGGCGTGCTGGCTGCCGGTGAGGGCCTCAGCGACGCCGCCGAGGGATTCGTCGTCGACTTCAGCGCAGAGACCCCGCTCATCACCGACGGCCCCTACGGAGAGACGAAGGAGCTGTTCAACGGCTTCTGGATCCTCGAGGTGTCGAGCCGTGAAGAGGCAGCGGAGTGGGCGAGCCGGGCGCCGCTCGGACCGGGTTCGTTCCTCGAGGTGCGACGCGTGACCGACGAGTCGGACTTCCCGGCCGACAACGAGTGGATCGAGAAGGAAGCCGGCTGGCGCGAGGAGCAGGCGCAGCGCGCCCAGCAGTGAGATGAGCGACTCTCCGCACCGCGAGGCGGCTCGCTCCGCACCCGACGAGGGCGCGCGGCGAGCCGTCGCCGCCGTGTGGCGCATCGAGTCCGCGAAGATCGTCGCGACGCTCACGCGCGTGGTCGGTGACTTCGGCCTGGCCGAGGACCTCGCGCAGGAGGCGCTGCTCGATGCTCTGCAGCAGTGGCCCGCCGACGGCGTGCCACGCAACGGGGCGGCGTGGCTCACGGCAGTGGCGAAGCGCAAGGCGATCGACGGCTGGCGCCGTCGGGAACGGCTGGACGATCGCATGGCCGTGCTCGCCCACGACCTCGAGCGTGAGCAGGCAGAGGCGGTGGACGCGCCCCCCTGGGACCCGGATGCCGTCGACGATGACGTGCTCCGACTGATCTTCATCTCGTGCCACCCGGTGCTCTCGCGCGAAGCTCAGGTGGCGCTGACTCTGCGCGTCGTGGGCGGACTGTCGAGTGAGGAGATCGCCCGGGCTTTTCTCGTGCCGACGGCGACCGTGCAGCAGCGCATCGTGCGGGCCAAGAAGACCCTCGCCGCGGCGAACGTCCCCTTCGAGATGCCTCCTCGCGAAGAGCACACGGCACGGCTGGGGGCGGTCCTGGGCGTGCTGTATCTGATCTTCAACGAGGGGCACGCAGCCAGCAGCGGCCCCGACTGGATGCGCCCTGAGCTGAGTCTCGAGGCCATCCGGCTCGCACGCGTGCTGGCGGCGCTGATGCCGCGCGAGCGTGACGCGCACAGCCTCATCGCCCTCATGGAGCTGACCGCCGCACGGTTCCCCGCCCGAGTCGATGCGCACGGCGACCCCGTGCTGCTCGCGGATCAGGACCGTCGTCGCTGGGACAGGGGCCGCATCGCTCGCGGGCGTGCGGCCTTGGGCGCTGCGGATGCCATCGGCACAGGTCGTGGACCCTACGGTCTGCAGGCCGCCATCGCCGAATGCCATGCGGTCGCCGCATCGATCGACGAGACCGACTGGGATCGCATCGTCGTGCTCTACGAGGCGCTCGGCCGCATCGCGCCGTCGCCCGTGGTCGAGCTCAATCGTGCGGCGGCCGTCGCGATGGCGACGGGACCGGCGTCCGCCCTGCACATCATCGACGGGCTCGCGTCTTCGGGCGCACTCGCCGGATACCACCTTCTTCCCGCGACACGGGCGGAGCTGCTGCTGAGGCTCGGGCGTGACGACGAGGCTCGCAGCGAGTTCGCCGTGGCAGCGTCGCTCGCGGGCAACGATCGAGAACGTGCTCTGCTGCGGGCCAACGCCGAGGAGCGCTGAGCACGACCCACACACAGAGAACCGCCCTCTTCGCCAGCGACGCTGGAGAGGAGGGCGGTTCCGGTAGTGCGGTGTGTCAGCTGCGGGCCTTGCTGCCGCGACCGACGATCAGACCGTAGATCAGCAGCACGATGATCGAGCCGCCGATGGCGAGGAGCCAGGTACCGAGGTCCCAGAACTCGGTCAGAGGACGGTTCAGGATCAGGCTTCCGAGCCATCCGCCGAGGAAGGCGCCGACGACGCCGAGCAGCAGCGTGATGAGCCATCCGCCGCCCTGCTTTCCGGGCAGGATCAGCTTGGCGATTGCTCCGGCGATGAGGCCGAGAAGAAGGAATCCGAGAAAGCTCATGTTCAGCTCCTTTGTTTCGTGAGCCCCGGGGTGCCAGGGCTCGTGTGATCCATGGTGCCCTCTCAGCTGATTATCAGCCAACCCCTTGCGCTGAGGCCCCCGGGTATGCGAAGAGGCCCGCCTCCCCCAAGGGAGACGGGCCTCATCGAAGTGATTCGCGTCAGTTGTTGCCGCGGATGATCGCGATCATCCGCAGGATCTCGACGTAGAGCCAGACGACCGTGACCATGATGCCGAAGGCGCCGAGCCAGCCGTACTTGCGGGGAGCGCCGTTGCGCACGCCCTGCTGGATCTGGTCGAAGTCAAGCACCAGCGAGTACGCGGCCATGATGACGACCAGGACGCCGATGATCAGTCCGAGCGGGATGCCCATGATCTCAGCGCTGTACAGACCGAAGGCCTGGCCCTGGGGCAGGACGCCGGTCCACATCAGGACGAGGTTGAGGAGCGAGAAGACGAGGTAGCCGACCATCGCGATCATGAAGATCTTGGTCGCCTTCTTCGAGGCGCGGATCTTGCCGCTCGCGAAGAGCGCCAGCGTCACACCGACGACCGAGACGGTCGCGAGCGTCGCCTGCATGACGATGCCGGGCCAGATGACCTCGAAGAATGCCGAGATACCACCGATGAAGAGTCCCTCGAAAGCCGCGTACGCGAAGATCAGCGCGGGACGAACCTTCTTTCGCGAGGTGAACGAGATCACCATGGCGAGCACGAAGCCACCGAGCGCGCCGACGATCCAGGGCAGCATGTTCGGCTGGAACTGGTCATACGGGTTCTGCTCGGGGGCCGCGACGCCGCCGAGCGTCACGAACCAGCCGACGGCTGCGGTGACGAGCAGGATGGCGAAGAGTCCGGCGGTCTTCCAGACGGTGTCCTCGACGGACATGCGGTCGGTCTCGATCGCGCCGGCCGGGGGAGCGGCGTACATGCCCTCCAGCTGCGCGTTCGCGGCGGCGTCCATCGTGCCGTGCTGGAACGACGCGGCCTGCGCACCCTGAGCGCCCTGCGGCGCACCCGGGTAGGTCGCGACGTTACGCGGGTCCTGCTGCTGGAACGCCGGGTTGTTGAAGGCGAAGTTGCTCATGTGGGCCTCACTCCAAAGTGGGTTGTAGGTCGCTTTCCTCCACGATACCCGGAATGCGGGGTCATCAGGGTGTCCTACGCTGAGAGCGTGCCCAGGAAATCGCCTCTCGTGATCGGGCATCGCGGTGCGCCCGGCTACCGTCCGGAACACAGCCGTTCGTCGTACGAACTGGCACTCGCGATGGGGGTGGATGCGGTCGAACCCGACGTCGTCGCCACGAAGGACGGCGTGCTCATCGTGCGGCACGAGAACGAGATCTCGGGCACCACCGACGTCGCGGAGCATCCCGAGTTCGCCGACCGCAAGACGACCAAGCGCGTCGACGGCCAGGCGCTGACAGGGTGGTTCTCCGAGGACTTCACGTGGGATGAGCTGTCGACGCTGCGTAGCCGTGAACGGCTGCCCGAAGTGCGGCTCTCGAGCGCGAGCTTCAACGACTCGCAGGCCATCCTGCGGCTCACCGATGTGCTCGACATCGTGCGCGACGGGTCGATCGAGCACGGGCGCGAGATCGGCGTCGTGCTCGAGGTCAAGCACGCCACCTACTTCGCGAGCATCGGCCTCGATCTCGCGCCACTGATCGAGCGCGACCTTCGCGCCGCCGGGTGGGCCGACGGCGAGCTTCCGCTCATCATCGAGTGCTTCGAGTCGACGATCCTCGGCGAGCTCAAGGCGCGGGGGATCGCCGCCGCCTACATCTACCTGATCGAGGCCTCGGGGCGCCCCTTCGACCTTCTGGTCGCGCGGGGCAGGCAGGCGCTGACCTACAAGGCCACAGTCACCCCGCAGGGCCTCGACGGGCTGGTCGGTCAGGTCGACGGCATCAGCGTGAACAAGCGGATGCTGCTGACGCCGGGCAACTCGATCGTCGCCGACGCGCATGCCCGGGGACTCACGGTCTTCACGTGGACGTGCCGACCCGAGAATGCGTTCCTCTCGGCGGAGTTCCGCGGCGCGGGTGGCAAGAGCGCCTACGGCGACTACGAGGCGGAGTGGGACGTGATCAAGCGCTCCGGCGTCGACGGGGTCTTCGTCGACCACCCCGATCTCGGCGTCAGCTTCTTCCGCGGCTGAGGCCTCGCTCAGAGGGTGCGGTCGGCTCAGAGCGGACCGAGCACGTCCTGCACCGGTCGCTCGAGATGCAGCGCTCGCAGGGGCGTGAGGATCTCCCGCTCCTCGAAGCGGAAGTGCGACTCCATGATCGCCCCGATCCCGTCGAGGTGTCGCTCGATCGCGTCGGCGCTCTCACCGCTGTCCACCGCTGCACGCATGCCGCCGAGCAGGTGAGCGAGCATCGAATGATCCTGCATGAGCTTGTCGATGACGTCGCCGAGCTCCGGATGCTCTTCTCTCAGTGCGGGGAACAGCGCGCGGTCCTCGCTCAGGTGATGCCCGTCGAGGGCGGAGCAGAAGCCGATGCAGAACAGCGCGAGCTCGCGTGCGGCATCCGGCGACGCCGACTCCTGCTCGAGCGCTGTCCGGGTGGCCTCGAGGGCCGCGCGGAGTCGGGTGTGAGCCCGGCGGAGTTCTTCATCCCAGGCGATCAGGCGATCGGCATCCATCCCGGCCAGTCTAGGACCGGCGTCGGTGTCAGAGGGTGCGGTCGAACGCGCCCTTGCGCGACACGATCTCCTTGCCGAGCGGCATCAGCGAGACGGGCACCATCTTGAAGTCGGCGATGCCCATCGGGATGCCGATGATCGTGACGCAGAGCAGAAGGCCCGAGACGATGTGGCCGATCGCCAGCCACCAGCCCGCAAGGATCACCCAGAGCACATTCCCGAGGAACGAGCCGACCCCGGAGGTCGGCTTGCTGACGATCTCGCGCCCGAACGGCCAGATCGCGTAGCGAGCGATGCGGAACGAGGCGATGGCCCAGGGGATCGTCACGATCGGGATGCACAGCAGGATGCCCGCCAGCATGTAGCCGAGGAAGAGTCCGAATCCGGCGAAGATCAGCCAGATGATGTTGAGGATCGTGCGCACCGCCTGATTCTCGCACCGCAGCCTGAGCATCCGCCCTCTCCCGGCCGCGTCTCGGGTCGATGGCGAACCGCCACCGATCGTTCACCATCCGTGCACCTGGGGGTCGTCGGGTGGCCACGCGGCGTCGCTGATGTGGAGTCATACCCGTCTGATTCCCCCAGGAGCCCCATGTCCCGCCTGCAATCCGCGGCTGCGGTCACGACGGTCTGCGCGCTCAGCGCAGCCGCTCTGCTCGCCGTGCCCCTCGCCGCCACCGGAGCCGAACTCGGCATCCGGATCAACGAAGTCGAATCCAGCGGGGGCGTTCCCGGAGACTGGATCGAGTTCGTCAACACCTCCGACGCCGTCGTCGATCTGAGCGGCTTCGTCGTCAGGGACAACGGCGACGACGAGTCGTATGTGTTCCCCGAAGGATCGTTCGTCGAACCCGGAGCCCACCTCGTGCTCGATGAGGCAGGCGCCGGAGTCGACGGCTTCACCTTCGGTCTCGGAAAGGACGACCAGGTTCGTCTGTTCGACCCGAGCGCGATCCTCGTCGATGAGACCGCCTGGACGGCTCACGCCGCTGTCACGTGGGGTGCCCGCGAGGTCGCAGGCACGGTCGAGTGGGCGGAGACCACCGAGTCCACGAAGGGCGCGGCCAACGTGTTCGCCCCGGATGCCCCTCTCGGCGGTTCGATCGTCATCAACGAGGTCGATTCGCAACCGGCGGACTGGGTCGAGTTCCACAACTCCGGAGACGCGGCACTCGACATCTCGGGCTACGAGATCCGCGACAACTCCGACGATCACCGCTGGCAGTTCCTTCCGGGGACACAGATCGCCGCCGGCGGATTCCTCGTGGTCGAGGAGGGCACGATCGGCCTCGTCGACGGCGCCGAGACCGCGTTCCGCGATCCGATCGGGATCGGCAGCGCCGACCGCATCCGGCTGTTCGACGCCGGTGGCGCGCAGATCGACGACACTCTGCCGTGGGAGGGCCACGCCGAGATCGACGGCGACTCCGCCGCCGCGACTCTCGCGCGCTGCCCTGACGGCGAGGGCGCCTTCGTGCTTGCCCACCCGACCATGGGCGCCGCGAACTCGTGCGTGATGCCCGACGTGGTCATCAACGAGATCGAGTCCAACGGCGACGCGACAGACTGGGTCGAGGTGGTGAACTCCGGCAGCACGGCGGTCGACCTCTCCGGCTGGACGCTCATGGACGGCGATCCGGTCGGCCACGCAGCTGAGACGACTCCGCTGCCTGCGGGAACCGTCCTCGAACCGGGTGCACATTTCGTCTTCGATCAGCCGACGGACTTCGTCTTCGGCCTGGGCAACGGCGACACGGTCACGGTGCGAGACGCGAACCTCAACGTCGTGGATGAGCACGTCTACGATGTGCACGCGGCCGGCGTCCTCGCCCGCTGCGCAGACGGCAGCGGAGACTTCATCGACCTCGCGGTCTCGACCAAGGGGCAATCCAACGCGTGCGGCAACGCGGTGCGGATCAACGAGGTCGAGTCCGACGGCGGCTCGCCGGGCGACTGGGTCGAGCTCGTCAACCCGACGGCATCCGTCCTCGACGTCTCCGGCATCATCGTGAAAGACGACGACGACACGCACTCATACGCG
Coding sequences within:
- a CDS encoding glycerophosphodiester phosphodiesterase family protein is translated as MPRKSPLVIGHRGAPGYRPEHSRSSYELALAMGVDAVEPDVVATKDGVLIVRHENEISGTTDVAEHPEFADRKTTKRVDGQALTGWFSEDFTWDELSTLRSRERLPEVRLSSASFNDSQAILRLTDVLDIVRDGSIEHGREIGVVLEVKHATYFASIGLDLAPLIERDLRAAGWADGELPLIIECFESTILGELKARGIAAAYIYLIEASGRPFDLLVARGRQALTYKATVTPQGLDGLVGQVDGISVNKRMLLTPGNSIVADAHARGLTVFTWTCRPENAFLSAEFRGAGGKSAYGDYEAEWDVIKRSGVDGVFVDHPDLGVSFFRG
- a CDS encoding lamin tail domain-containing protein, encoding MSRLQSAAAVTTVCALSAAALLAVPLAATGAELGIRINEVESSGGVPGDWIEFVNTSDAVVDLSGFVVRDNGDDESYVFPEGSFVEPGAHLVLDEAGAGVDGFTFGLGKDDQVRLFDPSAILVDETAWTAHAAVTWGAREVAGTVEWAETTESTKGAANVFAPDAPLGGSIVINEVDSQPADWVEFHNSGDAALDISGYEIRDNSDDHRWQFLPGTQIAAGGFLVVEEGTIGLVDGAETAFRDPIGIGSADRIRLFDAGGAQIDDTLPWEGHAEIDGDSAAATLARCPDGEGAFVLAHPTMGAANSCVMPDVVINEIESNGDATDWVEVVNSGSTAVDLSGWTLMDGDPVGHAAETTPLPAGTVLEPGAHFVFDQPTDFVFGLGNGDTVTVRDANLNVVDEHVYDVHAAGVLARCADGSGDFIDLAVSTKGQSNACGNAVRINEVESDGGSPGDWVELVNPTASVLDVSGIIVKDDDDTHSYAIPAGTTIGAGGYLVVEGADLGFGLGGGDTVRLFDDGLLVDSTTWGEGHAATTWGRCPDVTGAFAVTAESTRGAANICAGEIEIAPWPGSAEVRVLDTAPTFLEDSSGLDVQETADGSFLWAVDNGDGRIWKLEAHADGSFSQIPGWESGKRVRFQKDAADPGAAGPDTEGITVDGDGAVYVASERDNSAKGVNRNTVLKVDPEASAGDLVAEQEWDLTALLPDVGANLGMEAVQWVPDSALEGALFDINSGTAYDAADYPGHGGGLFFVAVEDNGHVYAFALAADGQATLVSEIAPGLTGVMALDYDSVLDVLWTVCDDGCQGQSAQITLNGTAQPGLAHFARPAGMPDINNEGFATAPASLSVDGERPVWWFADGFASEALRVGTLPGVTGENPGENPGEIPGENPGANPVENPGGNPGGENGVPAPSGLAATGAEVPVAMIALALMLVIAGALVARRRRHSA
- a CDS encoding YciI family protein; amino-acid sequence: MKYMLIMRSNDDAVEAYKEMPFEQVIEAMGKYNESMIKAGVLAAGEGLSDAAEGFVVDFSAETPLITDGPYGETKELFNGFWILEVSSREEAAEWASRAPLGPGSFLEVRRVTDESDFPADNEWIEKEAGWREEQAQRAQQ
- a CDS encoding GlsB/YeaQ/YmgE family stress response membrane protein gives rise to the protein MSFLGFLLLGLIAGAIAKLILPGKQGGGWLITLLLGVVGAFLGGWLGSLILNRPLTEFWDLGTWLLAIGGSIIVLLIYGLIVGRGSKARS
- a CDS encoding YccF domain-containing protein, which encodes MRTILNIIWLIFAGFGLFLGYMLAGILLCIPIVTIPWAIASFRIARYAIWPFGREIVSKPTSGVGSFLGNVLWVILAGWWLAIGHIVSGLLLCVTIIGIPMGIADFKMVPVSLMPLGKEIVSRKGAFDRTL
- a CDS encoding Bax inhibitor-1/YccA family protein, whose amino-acid sequence is MSNFAFNNPAFQQQDPRNVATYPGAPQGAQGAQAASFQHGTMDAAANAQLEGMYAAPPAGAIETDRMSVEDTVWKTAGLFAILLVTAAVGWFVTLGGVAAPEQNPYDQFQPNMLPWIVGALGGFVLAMVISFTSRKKVRPALIFAYAAFEGLFIGGISAFFEVIWPGIVMQATLATVSVVGVTLALFASGKIRASKKATKIFMIAMVGYLVFSLLNLVLMWTGVLPQGQAFGLYSAEIMGIPLGLIIGVLVVIMAAYSLVLDFDQIQQGVRNGAPRKYGWLGAFGIMVTVVWLYVEILRMIAIIRGNN
- a CDS encoding RNA polymerase sigma factor, which translates into the protein MSDSPHREAARSAPDEGARRAVAAVWRIESAKIVATLTRVVGDFGLAEDLAQEALLDALQQWPADGVPRNGAAWLTAVAKRKAIDGWRRRERLDDRMAVLAHDLEREQAEAVDAPPWDPDAVDDDVLRLIFISCHPVLSREAQVALTLRVVGGLSSEEIARAFLVPTATVQQRIVRAKKTLAAANVPFEMPPREEHTARLGAVLGVLYLIFNEGHAASSGPDWMRPELSLEAIRLARVLAALMPRERDAHSLIALMELTAARFPARVDAHGDPVLLADQDRRRWDRGRIARGRAALGAADAIGTGRGPYGLQAAIAECHAVAASIDETDWDRIVVLYEALGRIAPSPVVELNRAAAVAMATGPASALHIIDGLASSGALAGYHLLPATRAELLLRLGRDDEARSEFAVAASLAGNDRERALLRANAEER
- a CDS encoding hemerythrin domain-containing protein, translated to MDADRLIAWDEELRRAHTRLRAALEATRTALEQESASPDAARELALFCIGFCSALDGHHLSEDRALFPALREEHPELGDVIDKLMQDHSMLAHLLGGMRAAVDSGESADAIERHLDGIGAIMESHFRFEEREILTPLRALHLERPVQDVLGPL